The following are encoded in a window of Candidatus Abyssobacteria bacterium SURF_5 genomic DNA:
- a CDS encoding VWA domain-containing protein, whose amino-acid sequence MEKLHTTLNHIRECMDQFVIGHDDIKEAILLGLIAREHVYVEGPPGTAKTMLAEIAAKAANLEFFFYQLHRDTRLTELIGDYVIHREREDQSEMIRQDIVKGRILTADICVLDDISRAPGEALNVLLRVLNERKFGKERIPLITTIATGNPAKDDYYNEPLDLANLDRFTLQLRVVGLIQKSRWEMARKVIDYYSQFDFDDQEIEPDTLGSLKANRDILLKVTLPNAVKEMLLTFITNLMTRFDLNDNNSLITDRTFLVKAVKMLKAKAVLERRWVVEPQDMIVLKYLTTFRVPPEVHEKIEDLIKEAEQKKNDEIEQEQLSEQEPEETVPTEQSEESIEAEASPTEEETEQVSPYRKEVHYDKITKESRRQDEHAPLNKEKIDDLDAILKVIEGEVQRSIASRREVQGGVPKQLRSMRSLDDFFDSDPGEGSVWIDDSNPTTPHVFRRTRKERGGRVAVIRDISQSMTGRSSLWVSMVVIGLVEMAKRSKMTVGYIEFNHQSYKYIDDGRFFTHNYEALMRKSMETQCSGFTDYQNALDDALKEFGAMRGGRQHVIFLTDGMPTSGDKEVKQELKMAKKIGVAIHSIFIGREQCPPILKKISKETGGIHFQVMPDKEGMVKIFELLN is encoded by the coding sequence ATGGAAAAGTTACATACCACCCTCAATCATATACGGGAGTGCATGGATCAGTTTGTCATCGGCCATGATGACATAAAAGAAGCAATTTTGCTGGGTTTGATAGCGCGCGAACACGTCTATGTCGAGGGTCCTCCCGGGACCGCGAAGACGATGCTCGCCGAAATCGCGGCCAAGGCTGCGAATCTGGAATTTTTCTTTTACCAACTACATCGCGACACCCGCCTTACGGAGTTGATCGGAGATTATGTCATTCATCGGGAACGCGAGGACCAGAGCGAGATGATCCGGCAGGACATTGTGAAGGGCCGGATTTTGACGGCTGATATCTGCGTATTGGACGATATCTCTCGCGCGCCCGGAGAAGCGTTGAACGTGCTTTTGCGGGTGCTGAATGAGCGCAAATTCGGGAAGGAAAGGATTCCGCTGATCACGACGATCGCGACCGGGAATCCGGCGAAGGACGATTATTATAACGAGCCGCTGGACCTGGCGAATCTGGATCGCTTCACGCTGCAGCTTCGTGTCGTTGGCCTGATCCAGAAGAGCCGCTGGGAGATGGCGAGGAAAGTGATCGATTACTATTCTCAGTTCGATTTTGACGATCAGGAAATCGAGCCGGATACATTAGGTAGTCTGAAAGCGAATCGGGACATTCTCCTGAAGGTAACGCTTCCGAATGCCGTCAAGGAGATGTTGCTCACCTTTATCACCAACCTGATGACCAGGTTCGACCTCAACGACAACAATTCTCTCATCACCGACCGCACGTTCCTCGTGAAAGCGGTCAAAATGCTCAAAGCCAAGGCGGTTCTGGAGCGGCGCTGGGTGGTTGAGCCTCAAGACATGATCGTCCTGAAGTACCTGACGACATTTCGGGTTCCGCCGGAGGTTCACGAGAAGATCGAGGACCTCATAAAAGAGGCGGAGCAAAAAAAAAATGATGAAATAGAGCAGGAGCAGTTGTCGGAGCAGGAGCCTGAGGAGACTGTTCCGACCGAGCAGTCCGAGGAGAGCATCGAGGCCGAGGCCTCTCCCACCGAAGAGGAGACCGAACAGGTTTCCCCCTATCGAAAAGAAGTTCATTACGACAAGATCACCAAAGAGAGCCGGCGCCAGGACGAGCATGCGCCCCTGAACAAGGAAAAGATCGACGATCTTGATGCGATCCTGAAGGTCATCGAAGGAGAGGTGCAACGCAGCATCGCGTCGCGGCGCGAAGTTCAGGGGGGAGTTCCGAAGCAACTGCGCTCGATGCGGTCGCTTGACGATTTCTTCGATTCCGATCCGGGCGAAGGCTCGGTCTGGATCGACGACTCCAATCCGACGACTCCGCATGTCTTTCGGCGCACTCGCAAGGAGCGAGGCGGGCGAGTCGCCGTTATCCGCGACATCAGCCAATCGATGACCGGCAGGTCGTCGCTGTGGGTCTCGATGGTGGTCATCGGCCTGGTCGAAATGGCCAAGCGCAGCAAGATGACCGTCGGCTATATCGAGTTCAATCATCAGTCGTACAAGTACATCGACGACGGCCGCTTCTTCACGCACAATTATGAGGCGCTGATGCGCAAGAGCATGGAAACCCAATGCTCCGGATTCACCGATTATCAGAATGCGCTCGACGACGCTCTGAAGGAATTCGGAGCAATGCGGGGCGGGCGCCAGCACGTGATCTTTCTCACGGACGGCATGCCCACCAGCGGCGATAAAGAAGTAAAGCAGGAACTGAAAATGGCAAAAAAGATCGGCGTGGCCATCCACTCGATCTTTATCGGTCGCGAGCAATGTCCGCCGATCCTGAAAAAAATCTCGAA
- a CDS encoding diguanylate cyclase produces MKPANSPERKLLIVDDDPDLLELIKTKLEAENYSCEAAPNVETALALVRERQFDLVISDLRLPGIDGFTFIEVLKAKYPALGIIVITGMAEIESAVKAMRAGADDYLTKPFNLDHMVISIERTLEKQRLIIENRDYQQFLEQRVREATQEQRKVFHELRKTKEYLENLIESCVDAIISFDLNGKIRFCNRSTENLLGRPVAEVLGQHICTFCSGGRPAAERLIKTIHLQQKVRNCEIELLSVSSNQITTASVSASLLQDVEDSDLAIIAIFKDITEQKKLQTELQELSIKDNLTSLFNQRHFYRVLEKEMIRAARQKHPLCLLLLDLDNFKQFNDSQGHLAGDRILEQVGSIINECTREYVDHAFRYGGDEFTIILSETTIRQATEVAERIQRSLKQAFSGALSLSIGLAQFRAGLELENFINSADKAMYNAKRAGGNQIALAGVRRRSVHK; encoded by the coding sequence ATGAAGCCAGCCAATTCCCCAGAACGCAAGCTGTTGATCGTTGACGACGACCCCGATCTGCTCGAATTAATAAAAACAAAGCTCGAAGCGGAGAATTATTCCTGCGAAGCGGCGCCCAATGTCGAAACCGCGCTTGCGCTGGTGCGAGAGCGGCAGTTTGACCTCGTCATCTCCGACCTGCGACTGCCCGGCATCGACGGGTTCACTTTCATCGAGGTGCTGAAAGCAAAATACCCCGCCCTCGGCATTATCGTTATCACCGGAATGGCCGAGATCGAAAGCGCAGTGAAGGCCATGAGAGCCGGCGCCGACGACTATCTCACAAAACCGTTCAACCTCGACCACATGGTCATCAGCATCGAACGAACACTGGAGAAACAGCGCCTCATAATCGAAAACCGCGACTACCAGCAGTTCCTTGAACAGAGGGTCCGCGAGGCGACCCAGGAGCAGCGGAAGGTCTTTCACGAGCTGCGCAAAACGAAGGAATACCTCGAGAATCTGATCGAGAGCTGCGTCGACGCCATCATTTCTTTCGATTTGAACGGCAAGATCAGATTCTGCAACCGCTCAACCGAAAACCTTCTCGGGCGACCGGTCGCAGAGGTGCTGGGACAGCATATCTGCACGTTTTGCTCCGGCGGCAGACCCGCGGCGGAACGCCTCATTAAAACCATCCATCTTCAGCAGAAAGTACGAAACTGCGAGATCGAGCTCCTCTCTGTTTCGAGCAACCAGATTACTACTGCCAGCGTCTCTGCTTCGCTCCTTCAGGATGTCGAAGACAGCGACCTCGCAATAATAGCGATCTTCAAGGACATCACCGAACAGAAAAAACTGCAGACCGAGCTGCAAGAGCTTTCCATCAAGGATAATCTGACCTCCCTTTTCAACCAGCGACATTTCTACCGCGTGCTTGAAAAGGAAATGATCCGGGCCGCCCGCCAGAAGCATCCCCTGTGCCTCCTGCTTCTCGACCTCGATAATTTCAAGCAGTTTAACGATTCTCAGGGCCATCTTGCGGGTGACCGCATCCTGGAGCAGGTTGGCTCCATCATCAATGAGTGCACCCGCGAATACGTCGACCACGCCTTCCGCTACGGCGGTGATGAATTCACGATTATCTTGAGCGAAACCACAATCAGACAGGCAACTGAAGTGGCCGAACGCATTCAGCGCTCTCTTAAACAAGCGTTCAGCGGCGCGCTCTCCCTCAGTATCGGCCTCGCACAGTTTCGCGCCGGACTCGAACTGGAGAATTTCATCAACAGCGCCGATAAAGCAATGTACAACGCAAAACGCGCCGGCGGAAACCAAATCGCGCTGGCCGGCGTCCGCAGGCGTTCCGTTCACAAGTGA